The Geotrypetes seraphini chromosome 8, aGeoSer1.1, whole genome shotgun sequence genome includes a region encoding these proteins:
- the LOC117366093 gene encoding nuclear factor interleukin-3-regulated protein-like yields the protein MLGEESEHESLLAKVSQGKMATGSRRKREFMPEEKKDAMYWEKRRKNNEAAKRSREKRRLNDFALESRMVALSEENNYLKAELLSLKLRFGLITSAVYNQQAQSIQNSLGLYLTGHKLSKVDSPFLSLESFCQDSCHIRPQSLSPKIAITDSTEFIVKDLPMSRKFFYTDKELDEKQTHPVTKYNPITHQSKNFESAFKPIIHPYYFDYHFLDKYPYCFPSYDKNNPGTSSNMIEMSRHKFPSTASSSSGDDESVHQRVFPLLQCGLPDFYEDASVVKASSALPHKLRIKTKTSGHMADNKAGSKVVKASDEEETDH from the coding sequence ATGTTGGGTGAGGAAAGCGAACACGAGAGTCTGCTGGCAAAAGTAAGCCAAGGCAAGATGGCCACTGGCTCACGACGCAAAAGGGAATTTATGCCAGAGGAGAAGAAAGATGCCATGTACTGGGAAAAACGGCGCAAAAACAATGAGGCAGCCAAGCGGTCACGAGAGAAGCGGCGGTTAAATGACTTTGCCCTGGAAAGCAGGATGGTTGCACTCAGTGAGGAGAATAACTATCTGAAGGCTGAATTGTTGTCCTTGAAACTAAGATTTGGGCTCATCACCTCAGCTGTCTATAACCAGCAGGCTCAGTCCATCCAGAATTCTCTTGGACTTTACCTCACAGGCCACAAATTAAGTAAAGTGGATTCTCCATTCCTCAGTCTGGAATCTTTCTGTCAGGATAGCTGCCATATTAGACCACAGAGCTTGTCTCCAAAGATAGCCATCACAGACTCAACTGAGTTCATTGTCAAGGATCTTCCCATGTCCAGAAAGTTCTTCTACACTGATAAAGAACTTGATGAAAAACAAACTCACCCAGTAACCAAATATAACCCTATTACTCACCAGTCAAAGAATTTCGAGTCTGCTTTTAAACCTATTATCCATCCTTACTACTTTGATTACCATTTTTTGGACAAATACCCTTATTGTTTCCCTTCATATGATAAGAATAATCCGGGCACATCATCCAACATGATAGAAATGAGCAGACACAAATTCCCAAGCACTGCAAGCAGTTCAAGTGGGGATGATGAATCAGTACATCAAAGGGTCTTTCCTCTGCTCCAGTGTGGCCTGCCAGACTTCTATGAAGATGCTTCAGTGGTCAAAGCTTCTTCAGCCTTGCCTCACAAACTCAGGATTAAGACTAAAACTTCTGGCCATATGGCAGACAACAAAGCTGGCAGTAAGGTGGTGAAGGCATCTGATGAAGAAGAAACCGACCATTAA